CTTGGTCAGACAGTGTATACATTTGAAAAAGCTCGTGGCGTTCATCCAAAACAGCGCGGTACCCCTAGGGATTTGTATTGGATTGAAGGACAAGTGGGCCGAGCGCCCGAAGTTTTCGCCGATTGATCGCAGAAAAACAGCTTTGCAATCCGGCCGCCATGCAATAGGAGGAAGGGATGACCACACTGGCAAATAATTCGATCCGACGACGCACACGCGCCTGACCCGGCCGCTGTGATACTGCGCCTGAAGGCGTGCAATTTCCCAACTTACATTATTGACCTGCCTGCCAGCCTCATGCACGTTCCGTGTTCTTGCCGCAGGCTTTATCCCAAGGAAGATCCGATGATCCCGACCCTATTGCCGACGTATTCCCGCGCTCCCTTCAGCTTTGAAAGAGGCGAAGGGATTTGGCTGATCGAGGCAGACGGGCGACGTTTTCTTGATCTGGGTGCGGGGATTGCGGTGAATGCATTGGGGCATGCCCATCCGACACTCGTTCAGGCACTGACAGACCAGGCGGGCGCTTTGTGGCATACATCGAACCTCTACCAGATTCCCAAGCAACAGGAGTTGGCGGATAAACTCACCGCGCATACTTTTGCCGATACTGTGTTCTTCACCAATTCCGGAACAGAAGCCTGCGAGTTGGCTGTGAAAATGGCGCGCAAATACTGGTTTGAAAAAGGCCAGCCGGAAAAGACCGATATCATCACGTTTTCGGGCTCTTTTCATGGGCGTTCTTCTGCAGGGATCGCCGCCGCGGGCTCTGAAAAAATGACCAAGGGTTTTGGGCCACTCTTGCCCGGGTTTGTGCATCTGGAATTTGGCGATCATGACGCTTTGACCGCGGCGATCACCCAAAACACGGGCGCAATTCTGATCGAACCGGTGCAAGGCGAGGGCGGTATTCGGCCAGTACCCGATCAGTGCCTGAAGGGATTGCGCGATCTCTGTGATGAGCATGGTATTCTGTTGATCTTTGACGAGGTGCAATGCGGTGTGGCGCGGACTGGCAAGCTTTTTGCGCATGAATGGTCCGGGATCACACCAGACATCATGATGGTGGCCAAGGGAATTGGCGGTGGATTTCCGATTGGGGCGCTGCTCGCAACAGAAGAGGCAGCCAGCGGCATGACCCTTGGTACGCATGGTTCGACCTATGGCGGTAACCCATTGGGATGCGCTGTGGGATGTGCGGTTCTGGATCATGTCACCGCGCCAGGATTTCTGGAGGACGTCAACCGAAAAGCGGGCCTGATGCGGCAAAAACTTGAAGGGCTTGTTGCGTCTCATCCTGACGTTTTTGAAGAGGTGCGCGGGTCGGGGCTCATGCTCGGGGTCAAATGTAAAATGGCAAATACCGATGTCGTGAAGGCGGGTTATGACCAATTGATCCTGACTGTGCCCGCCGCCGACAATGTAATCCGGCTCTTGCCACCTTTGACGATTGAAGATGATGAGATTGCCAATGCAATTGATCGTTTGGAGGCTGCCGCAATATCGCTTTCCGCTGCCTGAACCACACATATACCCCTCGCGGTTTTCACGCGCGAGCCAGTTTTTATTGAGACCTAACTATGAACCATTTTCTTGACATTCACTTGACGGATTCTGCCGATTTGCGGCGGATCATTGACTCCGCTGTTCACATGAAATCGGCGAGATCGGGACAACCACGCGGGGCATTGGACGCTGACCAACCTCTTAAAGACCGAATGGTGGCGCTGATTTTCGAGAAACCCTCTACGCGAACGCGGGTGTCTTTCGATGTAGGCGTACGCCAGATGGGTGGGCAGACGATGGTTCTCTCCGGCAGTGACATGCAGTTGGGTCATGGTGAAACCATCGCAGATACGGCGCGCGTGTTAAGCCGTTATGTTGATCTCATCATGATCCGGACCTTTGATGAAGCTGTGCTGACGGAAATGGCGGAATTCGCCACTGTACCGGTCATCAATGGGCTGACAGATCGCACACATCCTTGCCAGATAATGGCGGATCTGCTCACGTTTGAAGAACACCGAGGCCCGATCAAGGGCAAGAAAGTAGTCTGGTCGGGCGACGGCAACAATGTGTGCGCCTCATTTCTGCATGCAGCTGGGCAATTCGGTTTTGATTTTACATTCACAGGGCCCCCAACCTTGGATCCGGAGCAAGAATTCGTCGATCTGGCACGTTCCAAGGGATCGAAGGTGGAAATTGAGCGCGATCCGGTCAAAGCGGTTCAGGAAGCGGATCTCATCGTGACCGATACATGGGTGTCGATGCACGATGCGCAATCCGCTCGAGAACGGCGCCACAATCAACTGAGACCCTACCGCGTGGATGCCCGGCTGATTGCGCAAGCCAAGCCGGATGCTTTGTTCATGCACTGCCTACCGGCACATCGGGATGATGAAGTCACGTCAGAGGTCATGGACGGCCCGCAGTCCGTCATTTTTGACGAGGCCGAAAACAGACTACATGCGCAAAAAGCCATCCTGCGCTGGTGTCTTGAAGTGTAGCCGTTTTAAAGGTCTCGTAAAATCTCTTTGAGCTCAGGCTCTTGGACACGTGATGCAGCTTCGTCCTGGGAGAACCATTGGCGCTCGCGCTGGTGGTCTTCGGGATAGGTTTCCGAAAGAGTTTCCACTTCGGCCAAATAGACCTGCGCCTGTATCGGGGTGACATCGCCACTCGACCGTTTCTTGTCGTAGTCATAATGCCCGACCGGTTTTGTCTCAACGTCTGCCGATTTGACGCCAGCTTCTTCCCAAGCTTCTTGCAATGCAGCTTGCGGATCATCCAAACCTTTGATTGGCCATCCTTTGGGCACGATCCAACGGCCTGTACCGCGGCTGGTGACAAGAAGCACCTTCTTTCCCGCTTTTGTGTCGCGATAGCACAACGCAGCGACCTGCCGCTCGCGCTCGGGGCGCTGGAAGATACGCACGGCGTTTTCAAGGGTCGTTTTTACGATGTTGATCATAGCGTTTTTGTTTTTCTGCCTGCTTTTAAACCACTGTATTTGAATTACTCAGGGATTTCAAATCATTGGGCTGTGATCTGCATGTTCTGAGCTTCGACTGTTTTCAGAGGATAAGCAAAAAGTTCAAATTTTCTGTAAACGACATCACACAGAGTGCGCGACAGGTTCTTCAATCAGCCTGACGTCAGCGCGTGACCCGGATTGCCAACCACGCGGGCGCCGGGGGGAACATCTTTAGTGATGACCGAGCCCGCGCCGACGATTGCGCCTGCTCCGATCCGCACGCCGGGCATGACGATAGCGCCGCCCCCAATCCAGACATCAGCCTCCAAAGTCACTGGAAACGCGCGCTCGATGCCTGCGCGTCGCTTTGAGGGATCGCGATGATGATCGGCGCAGTAAATCTGAACATTTGGACCCAGCATGCAGTGGGATCCAATGTTGACGGGCGCGCTGTCCAGTATGGTAACGCCCGCATTGAAGTAGACGTGATCCCCCAAGGTTGTGTTGCAGCCATAGGACGCATGGAAAGGCGCCTCGATGCAGCATTCGGCCCCTATTGCCTTGAACAATGTCATGAGCGAAGGTTCGATGAGCCCGCGTAGCGCCGGTGTGGATGTATTGTGAGCATGAACCGCGTGCCGCGCGACGTTGCGCAAAGCCTCCAGCTCAGGCACCAATGCGTTGTACCAGTTTCCACTCACCATCTGCGCCAGAGCTGATTGTGTCATCCGCACTACTTTCTTGGTTTTGCCCGCAGAGTTGGGTCTGCCTGTGTAGGATCTTCGGGCCAGGGGTGTTTCGGATAGCGTCCACGCATGTCTTTGCGTACATCTGTGTAAGAAGATCGCCAGAAGCCCGGCAGGTCTTCTGTCACCTGAACAGGTCGCTGTGCGGGTGATAACAAAGTGAGTTGCACGGGTGTTCCAGCTACTGTCGGATGCCGCGTGACGCCAAAAACCTCTTGCAACCGCAGGGAAATACAGGGCTGTGCACCATCATAATCGATGGGAACGTCGCGCCCCAGCGGGGTCGTGTAATGCGCTGGAACCGTTCGGTCCAGCGCGTGTGACTGGTCCCATGTAAGGCGTGCTTTCAAAGCGGGCGTAATGTCAAATCGTTTCCAGTCAGCACTGTTCTTGACGCCCACCATATGCGGTAACAGCCACTCTTGGAGATGCGCCATCAGATGAGATTCCGAAAAATCGGGAAATGTCTTGTCGACATTGCGCATCAGCTTGGCGCGGGCGATAAATCGGGTCGCTTTCGCGCTGGGCAGCAGTCCGAGTTGTCTGATGCCATCCAGCATGGCGCGCGCGATGTCTTCGGGCGGGGCGTCGTGCCATGGACGATCTTCCAAAACAAGGGCTGCGAATTTTTCCTGTTTGCGTGCCAGAACACGTCCTTCCCGACGCGACCAGAGGCACAGATCATGCCACGCAATCTGATTGGGAAAAGTATCACGCAAATCTGCTTTTGATAAAGTGATGGCTTGTCGAATGCGCGCTTCACGCGGGTCGCCGTCCAGATCGGTTGCAACGATCAAGGGAGCCGCAGCCAGCGCGTCACGCTCTGGCATAATCGCGCCTTTGCCTCCGGACAGAACATAGCGAGGCGCATCACCAGATCGTCGTAGCCCAATGCGATCAGGGTACGCCAGTGCAGCCAAAACACCGGGATCCTCAGATCCATGGCTTTGCACCATTGATCTCAAGCGTTTGGTATCGTCTCGGATGCGGGCAAGGGTGGCATGATTGGGTTCCCAATGGTGCCGGGCGCAAAACTGTTTCGTGTCTTTTGCTGCTTGTATGCGGAGCGACAAATCTGTGGGCGCATTTTTCAAAATATCGCGTTCAGACAATATCGAAGCCAAAAGCGGTGCGTCATGACCGCCTTTTGTGACCATATGTGCAAGCCTCGGATGCAAGGGTAGCGCAGCTAAACGTTTGCCATGTGGCGTGATGCGGTTGTCTGGATCCAGTGCACCCAGCATTCTGAGTACGGTTTGCGCTTCTGCAAGGCGGCCTTCGTGGGGCGGCGTGACAAACTGCATCTGATGTGGGGTACCACCCCACATGGCGATTTCAAGTGCCAGACCAGCAAGGTCGCCAACGTCGATTTCCGCTGGAGGATAGGCGGCAAGCGCGCCATCTTCTCCGCGGGTCCAGAGCTTGTAGCATGCCCCTTGCGCAACCCGCCCCGCACGGCCCGCGCGCTGGGTCGCTTCCGCCTTGCTCACGCGGGTTGTGATCAGGCGCGACATGCCGGATGCAGCGTCAAATTCTGCCCTCCGTGCACGACCTGCATCCACGACGATACGAATGTCTTCTATGGTCAGCGAGGTCTCGGCGATTGCCGTCGCCAGAACTATTTTTCGACCTGACGTAACCGGTGCAATGGCTGCGCGCTGATCCTTGAAGGGCATTGCCCCAAACAGAGGGCGCAGGCTGACGTCTGTGGGGAGATGCGGGCGCAGCGCTGCCTCGGTCCTTCTGATTTCTCCTTCGCCGGGCAAGAAAACCAGAACGCTTCCTTCATTTTCTAACATGGCCTTCAGCGTGAGATCCGCAACGGCTTGTTCCAGCCTTTGCTTTTTTGAAATCGGTTTTGACAACCACCGCAGGTCGACATCAAAAGACCGGCCTTGTGAGGTCAATATTGGCGCTTCCATCAGCGACGCGACCGGTTGTGCATCCAGCGTGGCAGACATGGCAATCAGTAAAAGATCATCGCGCAGTGCGCTTGCCACATCCAGCGTCAATGCAAGCCCGAGATCGGCATTAAGGGAACGTTCATGAAACTCATCAAAAATCAGTGCGCCGATATCCGGCACATCCGGGTTCGACTGCAACATGCGGGTCAGTATGCCTTCAGTTACGACCTCAATACGCGTCGATTTCGAGATTTTGGTTGCGCCCCGCATGCGGTAACCGACTGTCTCGCCAACATGCTCGCCCAATGTCTCGGACATTCGCTCGGCCGCCGCCCGAGCTGCAAGACGCCGCGGTTCCAGCATGATAATCTTCTTATCTGTCAGACCTGCGGTCAACACGGCCAATGGAACTCGCGTCGTTTTCCCCGCACCGGGAGGCGCTTGCAGCACCAGACGACCCTTTTCGCGTAGCGCTGCAATTACGTCAGGTAGAACGGCATCAATGGGCAAGGAGAAATCCATGACCCTGCTTAGCGAATGTATTAGACTTGGCCAAGCTCTGGACATTTGCGACTGCCTGCCGGAAAACCACAGCCATGAACAGGGCCAACGATAAAGATATCGCCGATCTGGCGGAACGCGTCGGAAACGGCGAACGGCGCGCTCTGGCCCGGGCGATCACATTGGTGGAAAGCGCGCGCGCCGATCACAAAGCCCAAGCCGCTGATTTGCTGGACGCCTTGCCCAAGGGTCGCCAAGCCTTGCGCATCGGGCTCTCGGGCACGCCAGGCGTGGGTAAGTCGACCTTTATCGAGAGTTTTGGCATGATGTTGACCGCGCAAGGGCTAAAAGTTGCGGTACTGGCGGTGGATCCTTCCTCAACGCGGTCGGGCGGCTCGATCCTGGGTGACAAAACGCGGATGGACAGGCTGTCGCGTGAACCTTCGGCGTTTATTCGCCCCTCACCGAGCCAGACCCATTTGGGCGGTGTGGCGCGCCGCTCGCGTGAGGCTGTGGCGCTCTGTGAGGGGGCGGGATTTGATGTGATCCTGATCGAAACCGTTGGCGTTGGTCAGTCTGAAACAGTTGTGGCGCATATGGCGGACATCTTTTTGTTGTTGCTGGCCCCGGCTGGTGGCGATGAGTTGCAGGGCGTCAAACGCGGGATCATGGAAATTGCTGACATCATCCTGATCAACAAGGCGGATGGCGATCTTAGATCAGCGGCAACGCGGACTTGTGCAGATTATGCTGGCGCATTGCGTCTTTTGCGCAAGCGCGCTCAGGACCCAGAAGGCTACCCTAAGGCAATGTTGGTATCCGCGCTTCAAGAGGACGGTTTGGATACTGTTTGGGCCGATCTGATTGCATTGCGCGATTGGCGGCAGGCAGAAGGTTTCTGGGAAAAGACCCGGGCGGATCAGGCACGCTACTGGTTCGAGCAAGAGGTCAGAAACGCGCTGTTGTCTCAGTTGGAAACCGCTGATGCGCGGGGAGCGCTTGCCGTTTTGGGAGAAGATGTTGCGGCAGGCAAAACATCCCCTGCTTCCGCCGCGCAAAGTTTTCTGGCCAGCCTGCGCCATTCTGATGCATCAAAACCGTGAATCCTGCGCACTCCGGGTTGACCGCCACAGCGATTCCCACTAAAGCCAGCGAACGAAATTCCGGGGCGTGGCCTATGGCTGCCCCCTTTTGTCGTTAACCGGACCGCCGGGACGATGTATCAAAAAAGGATGATCCCATGTCGCGTGTTTGCGAACTGACCGGAAAAGGCCCTATGACGGGCAACAACGTGAGCCACGCCAAAAACAGAACCCGGCGTCGGTTTTTGCCGAACCTGAACGATGTGTCCCTGCAATCCGAAGCATTGGGTCGCGCGTTCAAATTCCGTATTTCTGCGGCGGCTCTGCGCACCGTTGATCACCGCGGTGGATTGGACCAGTTTCTTGCGAAAGCAAAAGACAACGAGCTTTCGGCCAATGCGCTGAAAGTAAAGAAAGCGATCGCTAAATCTTCTGATACGGCTGAAGCGCTGAGCTGATCTGCACTCTACGCGACCGTTAAGACCCTGCTCTATTGGGCGGGGTTTTTGCGTTCATGATGATATTCAACCCTACCCGGCAAGAACATCCTTTACCCATGCGGGCAGTGTCTGCGTCGCGGGACCAATTCGAATATCATTGAACTGGCTGCCGACTAATGAGGGTTCGAGATTGAACTCGATAGTATCTGCACCGTACCTCCGGGCCTCAGCTACGAAACCTGCGGCGGGGTATACATTTCCAGATGTGCCAATGCTGGCAAAAACATCCGCTTCCGACAGATGCTCAAAAATCTCATCCATGTCATAGGGCATTTCGCCGAACCAAACGATATCGGGCCGCGCTGTTGGATTTTTGCATTGAGGACAGGGATCGCCCGGTGCCATGACTATGGGCGCAGGCCACCGGTTGTCGCAGGAGGCACAAAGCGCCCCGTTCAATGCCCCATGCATGTGCATGACTTTTTGCGAACCGGCCTTTTCATGGAGATCATCGACATTTTGCGTGATTAACACGACCTGACCGCGGAATTCCGCTTCGAGCTTCGCCAGAGCGTGGTGTCCGGCATTGGGTTCCGCCTCGGCGGCTTGCGCGCGTCGGGCATTGTAAAAATCGACAACGAGTCTGGGGTCGCGTGCGAACCCTTCTGGTGTGGCGACATCTTCGATCTTGTGCTGCGCCCAAAGCCCGCCTTCTGCGCGGAATGTGCCCAATCCGCTTTCTGCGGAAATTCCTGCTCCGGTAAGGATGACGATTTTTTGCATGATGTTAGCTCCTGTTGCGCTCAGCTTTGATGACGCGCTCAACTCTGAGTGTCAAAAACCATCGCTTGATCGGCTTCCAGAATCCGCAAATGACCTTCCAGAAAGGGCAATGCTGTCAAGGCAGGATCGATCATATGGGTTTGGATCAACTGCCGCATCGTTTTGGCCACGTTCAGTGGAACTTCATGAGTCCAATCTGCGCCGGCAAAGACTGAAATCTGACGCGCGAAGGGCTCAAACGGCAATGGATGCGCCGTAAGCTGGTCGTGAAATCGGTGCGCCCGCATAAAACCCAAAGGCGTTGTAATCGTCCAACCGATGCCGCGCGCGACCATGGCCATAAGTGCCAGATGGCTGCCGATCTCGAATGGGGCAGGGTGGTGCGCGATGTTTTGTGACAAATGCGCGTCGATCTGTTTGGCAATCATCTGATCCGCGTCATATCGCAAAAATGCAAGCTCGTCTGGTGCAGGCAGGCAATCCACCGGGACGCGTGTGCCTTTCGGCGCCACCAGCATAAAAGGGTCCAAGGCCAATGGGTGTTCAACCACCCCTTCGAGGCTGCGCTCGGTACTCGCCGAGATCACCATGTGTAATCGTTGTTCGCAAATGGCGTCGATCAAATCATTGCTGGAGGCCGTGATCATCTTGAACTTGCAGCGCCGCAAGCTTTCCGCGAGGATCGTGGCCAACCGGGGTGTCAAACTATCGTCAAAGTCGTCGATGATGCCAATGCTCAGCGATTGCAGGTGCGCAAGGTCCATAACGGTCAATTCGCTTTGCGCACGTCTGAGTTCGGCCAGCGCGGCTTCAGCCCGGGTCAAAAACAAAATGCCAGCGGGGGTCAATCGCATGGGTCTGCGTCCATGATCGATCAACTCAGTGCTCAGCGCGGCTTCCAGGTTGCGCAATTGCTGACTGACCGCAGGTTGACTCAATCCTGTTAGCGCCGCTGCTTTGGCAACGGAACCCGATGCCGCCAGCGCCTCGAAAACTTCGAGGCCACGCAGCGTGACGCCCTTCATCATATGTGCTGGCCTTCAAGTATATCCCACGGTCCTATGATGCCCGCCTTTAAGCGTGATAGGCAAGCATGCGATTGCGGCAGAGTCTTTCGAAGATAGAAACTGATGCAAGCGAAGGCATCCGCTCTTGCAGAGGGCGCTTGTTTTGGAAACGATGGCTGAACATCAGCATCGGAGTGTTCAGATGAAAATTGCCACCGCCGCCTACCCGTTGGATTTCCTGACATCCTGGGCGCAATATGAAGATAAAATTGCGGCTTGGGTTCTGGACGCGGCCAATGCAGGGGCCAAACTCGCGGTGTTTCCTGAATACGGTGCGATGGAGTTGGCTACGTTGGCGGGGCGCGATGTTGCACAGGATCTGGAGCGGTCGCTCTTTGCGGTGTCCGATCGGCTGGCGGACGCGGACGCATTGCATCAAAGACTAGCGACAGAGCATAACATGCACATTCTGGCGGCGTCCGGATCGGCTGCAACACTGACCCGGCCTGTGAACCGCGCGCGGTTGTTTGCGCCGCACGGCGGGATCGGCGTGCAGGACAAACAAATCATGACCCGGTTTGAGCGTGACATCTGGGGCGTGGTTGGCGGTGATCCCTTGCAGGTTTTTGATACCGCTATTGGCAAAATTGGCGTTTTGATCTGTTATGACAGTGAATTCCCTTTGTTGGGAAGGGCACTGGCGTCCTGTGACATGATTCTCGTCCCCTCCTGTACCGAAGCCCTGTCCGGATATTGGCGGGTGCGTATCGGTGCGATGGCGCGGGCCTTGGAGAATCAATGTGTGAGCATCATGGCATCGCTTGTGGGTGAGGTATCTTGGTCGGAGGCTGTCGATGTGACGACTGGTACGGGGGGTGTATTCGGCCCGCCAGACGTAGGGTTTCCAGACACAGGTGTAGTGGCGCAAGGAGAGATCAATCAGCCCGGATGGACCTACGCCGAGGTCGATCTGGACGTGATTGCCAATGTCCGCGCAGATGGTCGGGTTTTGGGACGGCTGCACTGGGAAGAGCAAAAAGGGCGTGATAACCCGCCGCCAAATGTTGTCTTGCGCTGAATCCCCCTTGAAAACCCCACCAAATGCGCGCATTTAAGCGGCGTCCACAAATGGGTGGACGTGTAATTTAGGAGAAAACATGGCCAAGGAAGATACGCTCGAATTTCCCGGTGTCGTGAAGGAACTCCTGCCGAACGCGACATTTCGGGTCGAGCTTGAAAACGGCCATGAAATCATCGCGCATACGGCAGGCAAGATGCGAAAGAACCGCATCCGTGTTCTGGCTGGCGATAAAGTGCAGGTCGAGATGACCCCCTATGATCTGACCAAGGGTCGGATCAACTACCGCTTCAAATAAGCCCTTGTTTATACTGGGGTCCGGAAGTCCGCGTCGCAAGGAATTGCTGGCGCAAATCGGCATTGTACCCGATGAAATTCGCGCGCCCGATATCAACGAAGACCCGCGCGCACGCGAATTACCACGGCCCTATTGCCAACGGATCGCGCGCGAAAAGGCTGCAGCTGTCACCGCTGGTGACGGGGATATTGTGCTTTGCGCGGATACAACCGTTGCTTTGGGGCGCCGCATCATGGGCAAACCGGCAGATTCTGATGAGGCTGCGGAGTTCCTGCGGGCGCTCTCAGGGCGCAGGCACCGGGTGATTACCGCAGTTGCGGTGCGTTGCGGCACAAAGGTCTGGGAAAGAGACGTCGTAAGCACGGTGCGCATGAAATCCATTTCCGATGAAGAGTTGGACGCCTATTTGCGGACAGAAGACTGGCGCGGCAAAGCGGGCGGTTATGGCATTCAGGGACCGGCTGGCGCGCTGATACCCTGGATCAGCGGCTCATTTACCGGCATCGTGGGGTTGCCGCTGGCAGAAACCGCGAACTTGCTGCGCGTCGCGGGTCACCCGGCGCTGAAAGCATCGTCGTGAAGGGACGCAGCATAATCCTAGATCATCTGGGTGATCTGGAAGCAGCGGCGCTGATCGTGGACGGTCAGCTTGAGGATCTGCTGATTGACGCAGAAGCGCCACGCCCGGGCACGATTTATCGGGCCATTGCGGATCGTCCTGTCAAAGGGCAGGGCGGTATGTTTCTTAAGACGCCGGACGGATCTGCGTTTCTGCGACAGATCAAGGGCCTTGCGCCCGGACAAGCGATTCTGGTGCAAGTGTCTGGTTATGCCGAACCCGGAAAAGCTTTGCCGGTGACGCAGAAGCTACTTTTCAAAAGCCGTTATGGAATTGTGACGCCGGGGGCGCCGGGCATCAACATCAGCCGATCCATCAAGGATGAGGCAGAAAGAGACCGGCTTTTGGAAATCGCCCATGATACATTGGACGGAACGCCGGTGGGCCTGATCCTGCGGTCGTCCTGTGCAGGTGCGCCGGATGATGAAATCGCGCAAGATATATCCAACATGGCCGACCTCGCGACGCGGGTTCTGGAGGATGACAGCTCCGAGATGGAAGTGCTGAGTGAGGGGGATGGTCCGCATGTGTTGGCATGGCGCGACTGGGTCGCTCCGGCAGACATAGTGACCGCACCGGGAGGGTTTGAGGATCACGGGGTTTTGGATGCCTTGGAGGGGCTGCGCTTGGCGCAAGTGTCTTTGGGGGCGGGCGCAAGCATTTATGTGGAACCAACGCGCGCTTTGGTGGCGGTGGATGTGAACACCGGCTCAGATGCCTCCCTGGCCGCCGGAATCAAAGCCAATATGGCCTGCGCCAAAGCCTTGCCGCGTGCCCTGCGCCTGCGCGGGCTCGGCGGACAGATCGTGCTTGATCTGGCCCCCATGCCCAAGAAAGACCGCCGCACCTTCGAAACGGCTTTGCGTCAGAGTTTCCGCGCGGATGATGTTGAGACGGCCCTGGTAGGATGGACGCCTCTGGGGCACTATGAATTGCAACGCAAACGTGCGCGGTTGCCGCTTTCGGAGGTCTTGCAATGAAATGCCCGATGTGTGGTCAACAACCGACACCTGACATGCGTCCTTTTTGCTCCAGACGCTGCGCCGATCTTGACCTCGCACGTTGGTTCAATGAGAGCTATGCACTGCCCTCAGAGGATCCCGGGGATCTTGAACAAGCCCACCATCAGGCGCAGCAAAACAAAATGCACTGATGCATGCGGCGCAAGGCGGGCTTCAGGCCACCCTGCACAATCTGCATATGGTCTTGCAACTGCGTGTTGCGGATGGGTTCCAGAGCACATCTTCCGGATCGAAAGGATGGAGAGCGGCTGGGCATTTGGGGAAGAAGACGCGCTGTAATTGCGGCGATGTCTGTCGCCGGTCCTCCATCACCCGCCGGGTGAGCTTTGCACGTCCGACGGCGTTTCCCATGTTTTCGCCCGCACAACGCGGAGATCGGATGACAAGAGGCAAGCAGGCTCGCTTGCACTTCAGAAAAGTGATCCTGCCTTTTGCTTGCGAACGACTGGACGCGTCGCGAGCGGGTTTTGTGACGTTTACTGCCGTTCCAACAGGTCGTTCGAGATATGGCCGCAGCTCTTGCCGTTGGTTTGTCACACCACTGGCGCACCACATTGGGAACGCGCCGGGCAGGTACGTTTTGTACAGAACTTTTGCCCGATCACTGCGTGACAATGCCAAAGCTGATCCCGCGTATCAGACAAATCACTGATCTTCATCGTCGAGCCATTTGCCGTGAAACCGATTGGCGCCTGTCCTTGTTCGGGATCGTCCTGCAATTCAACGCGCGCCAACTCGGATCGGCGTAATGAATGAATCCCGTCTTTCGCGATCCGGCGGTTGCTGCGGACTGCGATCAAATGGCAGCAGGTTGATCGCGACTGTCTTGGCATTGCATATGTGGGCCGCTTCAAGCACGATAGAGGCTGGCCTGGTGATCGGATCATCCGTCTCAAGTATGCTCTCCATGGAACAATGACCCGCAATGCTCTTTCCGGCAGTGGTTGGGAAGAAGTTTCTAGTGCAGAACAGCTTTCCGTATCGGTGAGGGCCGCCGTCAATGCGCATCAAGCCAGACCTAAAGCCCTGCGCCGTGCCGCGTTCATGATGCGGTGCCAGACCCGAATTCGCGTCAAGCGACGGTCTCCAAACGCCCAATATCCGCCTTACAGAAAGGGGTCATGTTCCACTGCCTCGCAGGGCGGGGGTGCAAGGCGAATCTGCCGATAGGGGCGATGGAATGGGGTCTCGGAAATATTGGGTATTTCCGTTGTGTGCTAGATCGGCAAAGACGATGCTTAAACCAGTCGGTGCGCCGTTGTGCGCAAACCAAGGGCGCAACGACAACGCACTCTGAAACTTCCCGGATGCAGGATGTCTCATGCCTTCTCCCTCTCCAGTACTCCGCCAGCGTAGTCCGACGCGCAGGCCTGAGCGAGTTTTTGGGTGGGCAACACGGTTCAAGCGACTGTGTTGCCGCAACTTTCTCCA
This genomic interval from Paracoccaceae bacterium contains the following:
- the meaB gene encoding methylmalonyl Co-A mutase-associated GTPase MeaB; the protein is MNRANDKDIADLAERVGNGERRALARAITLVESARADHKAQAADLLDALPKGRQALRIGLSGTPGVGKSTFIESFGMMLTAQGLKVAVLAVDPSSTRSGGSILGDKTRMDRLSREPSAFIRPSPSQTHLGGVARRSREAVALCEGAGFDVILIETVGVGQSETVVAHMADIFLLLLAPAGGDELQGVKRGIMEIADIILINKADGDLRSAATRTCADYAGALRLLRKRAQDPEGYPKAMLVSALQEDGLDTVWADLIALRDWRQAEGFWEKTRADQARYWFEQEVRNALLSQLETADARGALAVLGEDVAAGKTSPASAAQSFLASLRHSDASKP
- the rpmB gene encoding 50S ribosomal protein L28 — its product is MSRVCELTGKGPMTGNNVSHAKNRTRRRFLPNLNDVSLQSEALGRAFKFRISAAALRTVDHRGGLDQFLAKAKDNELSANALKVKKAIAKSSDTAEALS
- a CDS encoding NAD-dependent deacylase is translated as MQKIVILTGAGISAESGLGTFRAEGGLWAQHKIEDVATPEGFARDPRLVVDFYNARRAQAAEAEPNAGHHALAKLEAEFRGQVVLITQNVDDLHEKAGSQKVMHMHGALNGALCASCDNRWPAPIVMAPGDPCPQCKNPTARPDIVWFGEMPYDMDEIFEHLSEADVFASIGTSGNVYPAAGFVAEARRYGADTIEFNLEPSLVGSQFNDIRIGPATQTLPAWVKDVLAG
- a CDS encoding LysR family transcriptional regulator — its product is MKGVTLRGLEVFEALAASGSVAKAAALTGLSQPAVSQQLRNLEAALSTELIDHGRRPMRLTPAGILFLTRAEAALAELRRAQSELTVMDLAHLQSLSIGIIDDFDDSLTPRLATILAESLRRCKFKMITASSNDLIDAICEQRLHMVISASTERSLEGVVEHPLALDPFMLVAPKGTRVPVDCLPAPDELAFLRYDADQMIAKQIDAHLSQNIAHHPAPFEIGSHLALMAMVARGIGWTITTPLGFMRAHRFHDQLTAHPLPFEPFARQISVFAGADWTHEVPLNVAKTMRQLIQTHMIDPALTALPFLEGHLRILEADQAMVFDTQS
- a CDS encoding carbon-nitrogen hydrolase family protein; its protein translation is MKIATAAYPLDFLTSWAQYEDKIAAWVLDAANAGAKLAVFPEYGAMELATLAGRDVAQDLERSLFAVSDRLADADALHQRLATEHNMHILAASGSAATLTRPVNRARLFAPHGGIGVQDKQIMTRFERDIWGVVGGDPLQVFDTAIGKIGVLICYDSEFPLLGRALASCDMILVPSCTEALSGYWRVRIGAMARALENQCVSIMASLVGEVSWSEAVDVTTGTGGVFGPPDVGFPDTGVVAQGEINQPGWTYAEVDLDVIANVRADGRVLGRLHWEEQKGRDNPPPNVVLR
- the infA gene encoding translation initiation factor IF-1, whose translation is MAKEDTLEFPGVVKELLPNATFRVELENGHEIIAHTAGKMRKNRIRVLAGDKVQVEMTPYDLTKGRINYRFK
- a CDS encoding Maf family protein, with the protein product MFILGSGSPRRKELLAQIGIVPDEIRAPDINEDPRARELPRPYCQRIAREKAAAVTAGDGDIVLCADTTVALGRRIMGKPADSDEAAEFLRALSGRRHRVITAVAVRCGTKVWERDVVSTVRMKSISDEELDAYLRTEDWRGKAGGYGIQGPAGALIPWISGSFTGIVGLPLAETANLLRVAGHPALKASS